GGCCTCGTATTTCAGGAGCACGTTGAGAGTATCCTTGACGGTCTCATGATCCAGCTCCGACGACTGGAGCAGCACCAGCACGCGCGCCCAGTCGATGGTTTCGCTGACCGAGGGTAGCTTCTTCAGATCCAGCGCGCGGACCTGGTTGATAAAGCCGACGATCTGCCGGCGCAGGGTTTCCGAGATGCCGGGGACGCGGCTTTCGACGATGCGCTCTTCCAGCCGCTGCTCGGGGAAACCGATATGCAGATGCAGGCAGCGCCGCTTGAGGGCATCGGAGAGGTCGCGCTCGCCGTTGGAGGTCAGGATCACCGTCGGCTTCACGATCGCCGCGACGGTTCCCAGTTCGGGGATGCTGACCTGGTAGTCGCTGAGGATTTCGAGCAGCAGGGATTCGAACTCGGCGTCCGACTTGTCGATCTCATCGACCAGCAGCACGCAACCCTTTTCCTGCTCCAGCGCCTGCAGCAAAGGCCTCGGCTCGACGAACTCCTTGGAGAAGAACACGTCGCCGAAATCGTGCAGCTTGCCGAGCGCTGCGGCCAGCGTATCGGCGCCGCCGAGCACTTCGCCGAGCTTGTCCTTCAGGATCTGGGTATAGAG
The genomic region above belongs to Bradyrhizobium sediminis and contains:
- a CDS encoding AAA family ATPase, whose amino-acid sequence is MNNHLPADSIEAVTRGLASAGYIASKQIATAVYLAERIEKPILVEGPAGVGKTELAKALAAWRGLKMIRMQCYEGLDEAKALYEWKYAKQLLYTQILKDKLGEVLGGADTLAAALGKLHDFGDVFFSKEFVEPRPLLQALEQEKGCVLLVDEIDKSDAEFESLLLEILSDYQVSIPELGTVAAIVKPTVILTSNGERDLSDALKRRCLHLHIGFPEQRLEERIVESRVPGISETLRRQIVGFINQVRALDLKKLPSVSETIDWARVLVLLQSSELDHETVKDTLNVLLKYEADIETTLPQVTSFVAKAGRQGVFG